The Malus domestica chromosome 17, GDT2T_hap1 genome contains the following window.
TGTAATCAAAAtgcaaaaaaggaaaagaagggtTCCATTGGTGGGCCTGGATCAGTACACGACGACACTGAGCCCAGAATACCccaaaactcacaaaatgaaaaggaaacaaaCCCGCAAATTTACTAGGCGGACTTGGGTTTGCGGACCAACGCAAACCGTTGGATTTTAGCTGAACGGCTGACAATTAATCAGCCAGAACCAACTTAGGGTGAAACCAGATCATAAATGATCCGTTACGGGAATTTTCAAGAAAATGGATTGgagtaagtttattttaatacaaaaattatgctataactttatttaattaaaaagacttaaattttaatgaaaaacccttaagttttaataaaaatgacaaaagaacttaaattttaatgaaaatgacataattttaatattaaaaaaattttaaaaaaaaaatctaacgcgTGAACTCATGCGTCCtcacattgtttatgaaacttttacactatttatgaaacttacgacactatttatgaaacttactgtACTGTTTATGAAAACTTACGACACTGTTCATAAAatttactacactgtttatgaaacttaacaatACTACACCATTTGTGTTGTGTTTGTAACCCAGCCCACTCTCTtttcttccccttttctttctttttttccttttccccaGTGAACACCctagaactctctctctctctcttttctcttttcgaaCTCTCTACCTTCTCTCTAAACCACCATAGCAAAAAAGAACTCCAAGCACCATCACCACAAATTCCAATTTTAATTGAGACCCCAAACCACCAAATACAAGACATGCACAAGCTGGGGATCCCTATGGTACCATTGCATGTTAAATTTTGTAATGGGAAGTAGGATAATCCAAGCAGGGGTTCTTGGTGAGAGTTGCTCTAATGGAATCAAGCTACAACCCTTGAAAAGAGGAGGTAAAATTAGCTTGGTTTTGTTGTAATATGTTGCTAGTAATGTCTTCTAGtatcttggatcaaatttgGGTTTGAAATCTGGGTCTGATGGAGTTTTAGGTGGGTGGGTAGGGGACGCTACACAAAGGATattgagaagaagaagaaaacagaaGTCGATATTAGTCATGGTGACAACTGAAACAGACACAAAAATCACAAACCGATTGATTTTTCTTGGTCCAGCCGTGGAAGCAACGAATGACAACTGCTTCTTTACAAACATCACTGATCgcgatttttattttttatgttttttattttttatttttatccttatcattaaataaaattagtgtatgatttttcattaaaactcaaagtttcaaatcattttcattagttttcctgttACTTAATGCCCAAATGAACTCAACCCAAACTTGACAATGGCGACACAAAAGCCGCACTGAATTTTGTTCGCAATTTGGGTTGAGGAACGACGGCCTACTTGCTTCCTCCAAATTGACGGCATACATGCATTCTACAAATCGACTTTACACTTTCTTCCCTCAAAGTGACTTTGAAATTTCAAGTTGTTGATTTggtgagtttgaaaatttggaaccctagtaagtaatttttttttatttatgttgaatctgttatattaattaatttagtgCAGAAAAGAAGTCATGTTCACAAAAAGTAGAAGGGTGCACCCCTGCTTCCGAACCTCGCTACCCtgtaactctttttttttttttttgatgaattgaaaattttcgTAACCAGGGCAAATGTCAACAATACAAAGAAAGCCCACGAAAGGGGCAAGCATAATGCAAATACATACAAGAAAGGGCGGTGAAAAGGGAATCAAAGACTAAGACGATGCCCCTAAAGCAAGGACGTCACCCCTAACACCCCCATTACAAAAAAACCATTACGGAGGACAAGGAAGACCTTCCTTGTTGAGAATGTGGATCAGTGAAGATTGGGGTCGCCTGACCCAAGTGTTCCTGCCATTGGCTACATCACTTTGCAGGGAGGAAATAATCTACGAGGAGTCAGATTCAAAAGTGACCCTCCGATAGCCTAGTTCAGCAGCCAACTCACAGACATGGAGCAAAGCCATCGCTTCAGCAACCACCACCCTTCGTGGCAAGATGGATAGCTTCCTGGCCGCCACAAAGCGCCCCCCATGGTTGCACACCACCGCGGCAGAACATCCCCTACCCTCTGCGGGGAGCCAGCTGGCATCGACGTTGGTCTTCAGAAAAGACTCATTAGCGGGACACCAATGAAAGACTAGCAGATGGGAGTTCGGAGGTGGCGGGGAGGGTGAAGGGCATGGGTGGTTAGCCTCCCAGTAGGCATCATAGGTGTAAGAAATGAAGTGAATAACCTGAGCAGGTGTGATGGCTTTGTCATTGAAGATATGATTACAGCGCGCCTTCCAAATATGCCAGCAAATGAAGGCAATAACAGATAGTAGTCTCTCCTTATCAGGTAGGTGGGAATACATTACAAATTAAATTGGTATTAGTTGTGAAGTTCCATATGTGTAGACATACAGTAAAGGCCAAGTATGACACCAGTAATATGCTACTAACTACTATGTCTTGGTACTTTCTTTAATGAGCAAAAAAAAAGTGGAGAAACTATCTCAAAATTAAAGACACATCTCGGGACCAAAGTTTGTATATTTAATTGATTCCGAAACAAGATTATTCATATAGATCTTTAATAAATAACAAAAGATCTATCAGATTAAAGCTCTCATACAAAAAAAATCCTCAGCTCACCACCGGCAGTGTGACAAAGTCTAACTcgtctttttcttttattggtTAAAGAAATACCAAAGTAATTTTAACCTTGTGCGAAACTCCTTACATCGGCTTATTATACTTCCTACAAAAtgcatcaaacaaacaaatcgaaaagaaaattttgggtTCGTGACATATTGCTTCTCAAAAGCATTTGGACTTATATGAGTCTCTGTTTCTCAACTTATCTTTTTGAAAGCATATTGGACCGAAACTCCATTTGGATTGAGGCTGGTTGTGTTAAGGCCCAATCACAAAATTCGGCCcattcaaaacaccaaatccgAAGGCATATGCTCCGTAGTCATCAAGAACCACAAACCCTAAACATTCTGTTTCTATATAAATTCAACCCCAAGCACCTCCGCAGCTATCAATCTCTGCCTTCCTCCTCTATGAATCTTCTtaccttcaattttttttgtattttttcgtattttttatttgattttcttgATTAAGAATCTGCAGAAAGGCATCTACTACGAACTTCTCTGCCGTTGTTAATGGCAGGGAGACTAAGAAAAGATGCGAAATCAATGTCCAAAAGGATACTTGGTACTTCTGGACAGGCAGGCTCTCATATCACTACGATGAGTTCTGACTTTTTCTCGTAAGTCCCACAATTTTTCTCACCTCCCAAACACCCCAAAAGTCCcaaattttctgtttttcttgttGCTCGATGATGATTTTATCTGCTTTAACCACACCGAAGCGAGGCTAGAACCGTTGGATCTTCCCTCCCCTGAATTAACCGCGCAGATCAACGGCGGTGCTTCTTGTGCTTGGTGTTTCTTGATGACTCCGTTTTCTAATAACAGAGGTTGATTTTTGGATCTGACCTCTGGTTTTAGGGAAGAGAAGAAGGATTTGGCAAGCATTTGAAGCCCATTGTTTGATTTTTTGGGTTGATTCTTGTTAGGGTTTGTTTTTCAACTGTTTGATGTTTCTCATGTGGACAAACTTTGGCCCTTGACTGAGAGCAACTAATCACCATTTTTCtgctaatttattttttagggttcttGTAATCTTTTTGGGTTTCTTACCCTCTTTTATTCTTAATATTTTGGTTAAGGTTTAGTAGTCgaattttttagggtttttaactCTTAGATGATTGTTTAATGCaagtaaaaataatttttaactaaTTGTATTATAACATTTGATACGCCACACTTTGTATTACACTGAAaaacttttaaaattatttaataacTAATTGTATTGTGATACTTTAACGTATGTTTGACATTTATTTTGGGGAATGATGATTAAACTGTGACATAGGCTTCTGCTCTGCTGAATTATGTTTGCACGTCAGTCTGATCCCAAATTCCCACTTcagaaaaaaaagttattttcattttccTGTCATTTGTTAATTATCTGAATCCGAGAGTCCCGTTTTCTTGGTCACTTTTGAATTTGATGTTAAAGGATTAAAAGAATGAGTTCTTCGGATATCAAATTTAAGGGTGAATGACCATCCGATTCATGAACAATCGGTTGGCGGGAAAAGATAAATATATATTCGTTTCTTCATAGTACATTACACTCGGGTAATTTGATCTTAAGCAAAGACTAAAACGCCGATTACAATCCAAATGGAACAAATTAAGATTGAAGTGCAAATTCTTTGTAGGAAGGTGCGATGAAAAATAAATCTGCTTGTTGTCTGCAGACAAAACGCGGCTGACATAACTCTGCAGAACTACATACGGTAATAGTAATGGTAATGTATCCTTGAGTAATCATCGGAGAGATGCCTACTAGGGTGAAGGAGGCGCGAATAGTTTCGGGTAGAGTTTATCTGCGAGAACCGCGTTCGCTGCGTCGGTAGGGTGGAATGCGTCCCAGAACACGTAGTCTCTCCGGTTGCTGCATACCTGTGAGTTAGGCAAGCATAGCCCTCCAATGTTTGTGGCCACATTGCAACACGGAAGGTTCGAAACCTTAAACCCTGAAAAATTGGTACGTACGTTGTAAGTTAAACGTCTGCGAATCAACTTCGAATCTACAGTTTGAGTTATCGAGTTTGATTACCGGAAGCTGTAGGGTTTTGGATTAAGTCGAGGACGTCTCCGTATGTGTCTGCAAATGAGAGTTTTGCCCCTGGGAGTTGGCTGTTAAGAGAGGCAAGGAGCTTTTGTACTTTGGAGTTGAATCCTAGCATCATCTGGTTCACTTGGTTTAAGCACTGCCCTGTGTTTGATCTGACTCTTTGAGAAGGAATGCAGCCAAGTGGTCCGAGACCATGGAACGTCATATTTCGGGCACCCAGCTGGTAGAGCCTCTGACAAACAATTTGAACATGCATTGTTAATTAACTAGGGTTTAGGGCTGTAAATCGGCTCGAAAGAGCTCGAGCTTGCACCAGTTTTGGATCGTTGAAGCTTGTGAAAGAAACAATcgaagcctatgttctttggcTCAATGAGAAACAAGCCAAGTTTGAGTATAAACCCTGGATTTTTTCGAATGAGACAACTCGAACTAGTTTACAAAAAGTTTGCTTGGAATGAAAGATCAAAGACCAAGATTGTGAGTGAATTAAAATACGTTCGCTAAAGTAACCAATTTAAAATATGAATATAAAACTTGATATTTAAGCAAAGCGCGGTATTTCTTTTCTCAAAATATTGTAAAAGATGTGAGATGTGTCGTTTACTCGTTAGTGTTTACTAACCTTAAATTGTCTCTCTAAGGTACCGACCAATAATTCCGCAAATTGTTCGGGAGTGTACTGCCGACCAGTAGGTAAAAAGGGTTGCAGGTAATTGTTGATATAATCATTGctccctgaaaaaaaaaagcaaaggaaaaaaatatatagtaaaAGATCTTAGATATATACGAGCAATTgtctaaactactctaattaCGGGAAACGGGACTTTAGACTCGGGTGCAAGGAAATTAGTCACTGACTTATCCCACGTCTACATAAAAAATGCGTTCTTTTCATCTAGAACAAGATTTCATTTGTCTAATAAAAGAGTACCAAGTCCAATGAAGTAGACGGCATCCTTGCAAAGCTTGGCTGCAGCCTGTGCCCCAATCTTAGCCTTGATGACATCCGTTGTCTTTTTGAAATCTTGTATTTGATCATCAAGACTCAGCCTCTGAATCTGTcatgaagaaaaatataaaaaaaaggatgTAAGATTATAGAGCATTTACTCCTGCACCTGAAGTTGTGGGTTCATCGACGCGATCAAAATATTTTAGGAAGAAATGTGATTACAAAATAGAGTCCAGTGCTATTGAGTATTCCTGCTCCACCAGATGCATAATTAACCCCTTTAAGCAGTTGATCATCGTTCGGTGACAAGGATAGATAAGGTGGTGGCGATGGAATGATCCCCATCTTTTGGGCTACAAAAATcacaaacaaaattcaacaaGTTCATCAAGatacaaaggaaaagaaaaaaaatcgacATCGGGTAAGTATAACTGTATAAGAATCAAGAACAGTACATATTACGTCACCGATGGTTCTTCCATTACTGAACCTCCCAGTAGGTCGACCACCAACATAATCGATACCATACCAAGGATAATTTGACTTTGCAAGAGAATACTGCAGATAGTTGTTGTTTCCTACATCTGTCAAGGAGTCACCGAAGGTGAAGGTCACGGTAGTCGCTGCCAATGAAGGCACGGCTACCATGGTTGCGAAAATGGTGGTAGCTAGAGCCATCCACATTGTCACTTCCATCTTTGAATGTTTCTCACTTGGGGAGTAAGTGGCAGCTAGTGAGACAAGAATTTATAGTAAATTGATCGTGAAAATTCTGATGAGGTCTAAAGCAGCACAGTTTGGGGAGTTGGCCAACTCAGCTGCCTAAGTCAGCAGAGTTTGATTTGTTACTTGTTAGGTGGTGGTTGCTTCAGAGTGTAAAGATTACTAAATTTCGAAATTAACAGAAAGCATGCACAATGATGTCAAAGTTCACTTGTTCTGCTCTGAGTTTTCTTATTTGGCTGCCTACT
Protein-coding sequences here:
- the LOC103405884 gene encoding GDSL esterase/lipase At5g37690; this translates as MEVTMWMALATTIFATMVAVPSLAATTVTFTFGDSLTDVGNNNYLQYSLAKSNYPWYGIDYVGGRPTGRFSNGRTIGDVISQKMGIIPSPPPYLSLSPNDDQLLKGVNYASGGAGILNSTGLYFIQRLSLDDQIQDFKKTTDVIKAKIGAQAAAKLCKDAVYFIGLGSNDYINNYLQPFLPTGRQYTPEQFAELLVGTLERQFKRLYQLGARNMTFHGLGPLGCIPSQRVRSNTGQCLNQVNQMMLGFNSKVQKLLASLNSQLPGAKLSFADTYGDVLDLIQNPTASGFKVSNLPCCNVATNIGGLCLPNSQVCSNRRDYVFWDAFHPTDAANAVLADKLYPKLFAPPSP